From the genome of Cytobacillus firmus, one region includes:
- the fabD gene encoding ACP S-malonyltransferase → MGKIAFLFPGQGSQAAGMGKVLAEQDENVKGFFERADQKLGFLLSELIFEGPQDKLTLTTNAQPALLTTGIAILDYFKRSGITPDFVAGHSLGEYTALVAAEAISFEDGVYAVRKRGEFMEEAVPNGEGTMAAVLGLDRDKLTAVTEEVTAGGNPVQLANLNCPGQIVISGSKAGVELASLKAKEEGAKRVLPLEVSGPFHSQLMKPAAEKFRGILDEIEIKDAKVPVIANVTASEMTSASEINGRLIEQLYSPVLWEDSIRRMIELGVDTFIEIGPGKVLSGLVKKVDRSLKTYAVSDAESCQAVTESLKEELR, encoded by the coding sequence ATGGGTAAAATCGCTTTTTTATTCCCTGGGCAGGGGTCCCAGGCTGCAGGTATGGGAAAAGTTTTAGCTGAACAGGATGAAAACGTAAAAGGATTTTTTGAAAGAGCCGATCAAAAACTTGGGTTTTTATTATCGGAACTTATTTTTGAAGGGCCTCAGGACAAATTGACGTTAACAACAAACGCACAGCCTGCACTATTGACCACTGGCATTGCCATTCTCGATTATTTTAAAAGATCTGGTATAACACCTGATTTTGTTGCGGGACATAGCCTTGGTGAGTATACTGCACTGGTCGCTGCGGAAGCTATATCCTTTGAGGATGGGGTATATGCTGTCCGTAAGCGGGGCGAATTCATGGAAGAAGCCGTTCCTAATGGCGAAGGAACAATGGCTGCAGTATTGGGCCTTGACAGGGACAAGCTCACTGCAGTTACAGAAGAGGTTACTGCAGGAGGAAATCCGGTGCAGCTTGCAAACCTGAATTGTCCTGGACAAATTGTCATTTCAGGTTCAAAAGCAGGCGTGGAACTGGCTTCTCTAAAGGCTAAAGAAGAAGGTGCCAAGCGTGTGCTTCCGCTGGAGGTAAGCGGCCCTTTCCATTCCCAATTAATGAAGCCTGCTGCTGAGAAGTTCAGGGGAATCCTTGATGAAATTGAGATTAAAGATGCAAAGGTTCCTGTCATTGCCAATGTAACAGCTTCTGAAATGACATCTGCTTCAGAAATAAATGGCAGATTGATTGAACAGCTGTATTCTCCTGTGCTATGGGAGGATTCAATCCGCAGGATGATAGAGCTTGGAGTGGATACATTTATAGAAATAGGTCCAGGAAAAGTACTGTCAGGCTTAGTGAAAAAGGTAGATCGTTCCCTTAAGACGTATGCCGTTTCAGATGCAGAATCATGCCAGGCAGTTACAGAATCCTTGAAGGAGGAATTGAGATGA
- the fabG gene encoding 3-oxoacyl-[acyl-carrier-protein] reductase, which yields MKLEGKAALVTGASRGIGREIALGLARQGADIVVNYSGSEARANEVVDEIKALGRNAFAIQCDVSNSDSVTSMVKETVEKFGKLDILVNNAGITKDNLLMRMKEDEWDDVININLKGVFLCTKAVTRQMMKQRNGRIINISSIVGVSGNPGQANYVAAKSGVIGLTKTSAKELASRGITVNAIAPGFITTDMTDKLNEDVRDQMLKQIPLARFGDPADIANVAVFLASEDSRYMTGQTLHVDGGMVM from the coding sequence ATGAAGCTAGAGGGAAAAGCCGCTTTAGTAACAGGAGCTTCCCGCGGAATCGGAAGAGAAATCGCTTTGGGTCTTGCCAGGCAAGGTGCAGATATTGTGGTTAACTACTCCGGAAGTGAGGCAAGGGCGAACGAAGTCGTTGATGAAATAAAGGCTTTAGGCAGAAATGCTTTTGCTATCCAATGCGATGTGTCAAATAGTGATTCCGTGACAAGCATGGTAAAAGAAACAGTAGAAAAGTTTGGCAAGCTTGATATTCTGGTTAATAATGCGGGTATTACGAAGGACAACCTGCTTATGAGAATGAAGGAAGACGAATGGGATGATGTTATTAACATTAACCTGAAAGGTGTTTTCCTTTGTACAAAAGCTGTTACAAGGCAAATGATGAAACAGCGCAACGGCCGCATTATCAATATTTCATCCATTGTGGGTGTGAGCGGAAATCCTGGACAGGCTAACTATGTCGCTGCCAAATCAGGGGTTATCGGCCTGACAAAAACCTCAGCAAAGGAACTTGCATCAAGAGGGATAACAGTCAATGCCATTGCACCAGGCTTCATCACAACTGATATGACGGATAAGCTGAACGAGGATGTAAGGGATCAGATGCTAAAACAAATCCCATTGGCGCGCTTCGGCGATCCTGCAGATATTGCAAATGTGGCAGTGTTTCTAGCTTCAGAGGACAGCCGTTATATGACAGGGCAAACCCTGCATGTTGATGGCGGAATGGTCATGTAA
- a CDS encoding acyl carrier protein — MAEVLERVTKIIVDRLGVEESEVKLEASFKDDLGADSLDVVELVMELEDEFDMEISDDDAEKIATVGDAVNYIKASQ; from the coding sequence ATGGCAGAAGTATTAGAACGTGTAACAAAGATCATCGTGGACCGTCTTGGCGTTGAAGAGTCTGAAGTGAAATTGGAGGCTTCTTTCAAAGATGATCTAGGTGCTGATTCCCTTGATGTAGTAGAATTAGTAATGGAATTAGAAGATGAGTTCGACATGGAAATTTCTGACGATGACGCTGAGAAAATCGCAACAGTCGGTGACGCTGTAAATTACATAAAAGCTAGCCAATAA
- the rnc gene encoding ribonuclease III — protein MRSNKDKERKSFRAIEKQFKEFQTEIGIHFENEKLLKQAFTHSSYVNEHRRKPYEDNERLEFLGDAVLELTVSKFLYLKYPMMSEGELTKLRAAVVCEPSLVSFAHELSFGSLVLLGKGEEMTGGRTRPALLADVFEAFIGALYLDKGLDTVVGFLEKVVFPKIDSGAFSHVMDFKSQLQELVQRDGAGAIEYKILQEKGPAHNREFVSTVSLNGRELGTGTGRSKKEAEQHAAQMALEVLKNHIK, from the coding sequence ATGCGCAGCAATAAAGATAAAGAAAGAAAATCATTTCGCGCAATCGAAAAACAATTTAAAGAATTCCAGACGGAAATCGGAATTCACTTTGAAAATGAAAAATTACTAAAACAAGCTTTTACCCATTCATCCTATGTGAATGAGCACCGGAGAAAGCCTTATGAAGACAATGAAAGACTGGAATTCCTGGGGGATGCCGTCCTTGAACTGACTGTTTCAAAATTCCTTTACCTTAAATATCCGATGATGAGCGAGGGTGAATTAACAAAGCTGAGGGCTGCGGTTGTCTGCGAACCATCCCTGGTCTCATTTGCCCACGAATTGTCATTTGGCAGCCTGGTGCTCCTTGGTAAAGGGGAGGAAATGACAGGTGGAAGAACCCGTCCGGCCCTGCTTGCAGATGTTTTTGAAGCCTTTATAGGTGCATTGTACCTGGATAAAGGATTAGATACAGTTGTCGGTTTTTTGGAAAAAGTTGTTTTTCCAAAGATTGATTCAGGTGCTTTTTCGCATGTGATGGATTTTAAAAGCCAGCTGCAGGAGCTTGTGCAGCGGGATGGAGCAGGTGCAATTGAATATAAAATCCTTCAGGAAAAGGGGCCTGCCCACAATCGTGAATTTGTTTCCACTGTTTCTCTAAATGGCAGGGAACTTGGGACAGGCACTGGCCGGTCAAAGAAAGAAGCCGAACAACATGCGGCCCAAATGGCTCTTGAAGTATTAAAAAATCATATAAAGTGA
- the smc gene encoding chromosome segregation protein SMC: MFLKRLDVIGFKSFAERITVDFVPGVTAVVGPNGSGKSNITDAIRWVLGEQSAKSLRGAKMEDVIFAGSDSRRAQNFAEVTLTLDNADQGLPIEYSEVSVTRRVYRSGDSEYLINKQTCRLKDIVDLFMDSGLGREAFSIISQGRVEEILNSKAEERRTIFEEAAGVLKYKIRKKKAEGKLSETQDNLNRVNDILHELETQVEPLKIQASIAKDYLQQKEELEKIEVALTVYEIEDLHSKWEQLSRQLELHTEDEMKLSAVIQSKEAKVEELKDHIAAIDESVNDLQDVLLHASEELEKLEGRKEVLKERKKNASQNKDQLHGNMKELTMKIAELKEQKEKHSALRGKVKAEAGKLQIALKEKQEQLKLFSENTEEKIESLKSDYIEVLNRQAASRNELLNIDQQLSQQGQRSSRLEMDNEKFIADRKKNEEKKQKIQSNLENLQKELENQVHLFRNEDRKLESLKNNYQKQEKTLYQAYQYLQQAKSRQEMLEEMQEDFSGFFQGVKEVLKARGSKLQGIEGAIAELIQVPKEYETAIETALGGAMQHIIVQDEQDGRSAIQFLKKNSYGRATFLPLSVIKGKKLNTTQMQSVQGHPAFIGEAASLIQFEERHQPAIENLLGNVVIARDLKGANELAKLLQYRVRLVTIEGDVVNPGGSMTGGAVKQKSTSILSRKGELEELKSRITDMESKTANLEKQVKLQKSEIQKQDLHIEQLRKTGEELRLMEQKVKGELLEAEFEEKSINERLSLYDMDKAQFSQDIEILLARKSELSVVLDQQQKQIANLDQEIKALTERKNTQQTSKETVVSEINELKISFASKSEQLNHAEDKLAAINSELAVTQEKLKTVKEDLELLSSEMTNSSSGEQHLEEAAQQKLKEKNETLELIASRRNERLKLQASLEDLELEVKELKRQHKGLIGVLKDEEVKQNRLDVELENRLNHLREEYLLSFEAAKEEYPLQIEIEEARKRVKLIKLAIEELGAVNLGAIEEYERVSERYEFLLEQKTDLQEAKDTLFQVIDEMDVEMKRRFEETFEGIRLHFESVFQSLFGGGRADLRLTQPEDLLNTGVEIVAQPPGKKLQNLGLLSGGERALTAIALLFSILKVRPVPFCILDEVEAALDEANVQRFSQYLKRYSAETQFIVITHRKGTMEEADVLYGVTMQESGVSKLVSVRLEETRELITQ; the protein is encoded by the coding sequence TTGTTTTTAAAAAGGCTTGATGTTATTGGATTTAAGTCGTTTGCTGAGCGGATAACGGTTGATTTTGTTCCAGGCGTCACAGCAGTTGTCGGTCCGAATGGAAGCGGGAAAAGCAATATTACTGATGCCATCCGCTGGGTATTGGGTGAACAATCAGCTAAGTCCCTTCGCGGTGCGAAAATGGAGGATGTCATTTTTGCGGGCAGTGATTCCCGGAGAGCACAGAATTTTGCAGAGGTGACACTGACCCTTGATAACGCCGATCAGGGTCTGCCGATCGAGTATAGCGAAGTCAGTGTTACAAGAAGGGTCTACCGGTCCGGAGACAGTGAATACCTGATCAATAAGCAAACATGCAGACTTAAAGATATTGTAGATTTATTTATGGATTCAGGCCTTGGCAGGGAAGCTTTTTCAATCATAAGCCAGGGCAGAGTTGAAGAAATTTTAAACAGCAAAGCTGAAGAACGCCGGACTATATTTGAAGAAGCGGCTGGCGTACTTAAATACAAGATAAGAAAGAAAAAGGCGGAAGGCAAGCTTTCAGAAACCCAGGATAACTTAAACAGGGTGAATGATATTCTTCATGAACTGGAAACCCAGGTAGAGCCTTTGAAAATACAGGCTTCAATCGCAAAAGATTATTTGCAGCAGAAAGAAGAGCTGGAGAAAATAGAGGTAGCCCTTACCGTTTATGAGATCGAGGATCTGCATTCAAAATGGGAGCAGCTTTCACGTCAGCTCGAGCTGCATACGGAAGATGAGATGAAGCTCTCGGCAGTTATCCAAAGCAAAGAAGCGAAAGTGGAAGAGTTAAAGGATCATATAGCTGCAATTGATGAATCAGTCAATGATCTGCAGGATGTGCTCCTTCATGCCAGTGAAGAGCTGGAAAAACTGGAAGGCAGAAAAGAAGTGCTCAAAGAGCGAAAGAAAAATGCCAGCCAGAATAAAGACCAGCTCCATGGAAATATGAAAGAACTTACGATGAAGATTGCTGAGTTAAAAGAGCAGAAAGAAAAGCACTCGGCTCTCAGGGGAAAAGTGAAGGCAGAAGCTGGTAAGCTTCAAATAGCATTAAAGGAAAAGCAGGAGCAGCTAAAACTATTCAGTGAAAATACAGAAGAAAAAATAGAATCTCTGAAAAGTGATTATATTGAAGTGCTGAACCGCCAGGCAGCTTCACGGAATGAATTGCTGAATATTGATCAGCAGCTGAGTCAGCAGGGACAGCGCAGTTCAAGGCTTGAAATGGATAATGAAAAATTTATTGCTGACCGCAAGAAAAATGAAGAGAAAAAACAAAAGATACAATCAAATCTTGAAAACCTGCAAAAGGAATTAGAAAATCAAGTTCATCTATTCCGAAATGAAGACCGCAAGCTTGAATCATTAAAGAATAATTATCAAAAGCAGGAAAAAACCTTGTATCAGGCTTATCAATATTTGCAGCAGGCGAAATCCCGTCAGGAAATGCTTGAAGAAATGCAAGAGGATTTTTCGGGTTTTTTCCAAGGAGTAAAAGAAGTATTGAAAGCAAGAGGCAGCAAGCTGCAGGGAATTGAAGGAGCCATAGCTGAGTTAATTCAGGTGCCAAAAGAGTACGAAACTGCGATTGAAACAGCTCTCGGCGGTGCCATGCAGCATATCATTGTACAAGATGAACAGGACGGAAGAAGTGCCATTCAATTCCTGAAAAAGAATTCATACGGCAGAGCCACATTCCTGCCTTTAAGTGTAATTAAGGGGAAGAAGCTGAATACCACGCAAATGCAGTCGGTTCAAGGCCACCCTGCCTTTATTGGTGAAGCTGCTTCACTGATACAATTTGAAGAAAGACACCAGCCTGCTATCGAGAACTTGCTTGGCAATGTGGTCATTGCCCGGGATCTTAAAGGTGCCAATGAACTTGCGAAGCTGCTTCAATACCGTGTGAGGCTCGTAACAATTGAAGGAGATGTGGTTAATCCCGGCGGCTCCATGACCGGTGGAGCTGTGAAACAGAAAAGTACTTCAATTCTTTCACGTAAAGGTGAACTTGAAGAGCTGAAGTCCAGAATTACGGATATGGAATCCAAAACAGCAAATCTCGAAAAGCAAGTAAAACTGCAAAAAAGTGAAATTCAAAAACAGGATTTACACATTGAGCAGCTTAGAAAAACAGGCGAAGAGCTTCGTTTGATGGAACAGAAGGTAAAAGGAGAACTTTTAGAAGCAGAGTTTGAAGAGAAAAGCATTAATGAGCGCCTATCCCTTTATGATATGGACAAAGCACAGTTTTCGCAAGATATAGAGATACTGCTGGCAAGAAAGAGCGAGCTTTCAGTCGTATTGGATCAGCAGCAAAAGCAAATCGCTAATCTTGATCAGGAGATAAAAGCATTAACAGAAAGAAAAAACACCCAGCAGACTTCAAAGGAAACTGTAGTATCTGAAATTAATGAGCTGAAAATTAGCTTCGCTTCCAAAAGTGAGCAGCTGAACCATGCTGAGGACAAGCTGGCCGCCATAAATTCTGAGCTTGCTGTTACACAGGAGAAACTTAAAACCGTAAAAGAAGATTTAGAATTGCTTTCATCCGAAATGACAAATAGCTCTTCAGGTGAACAGCATCTGGAAGAAGCAGCACAGCAAAAACTGAAGGAAAAGAATGAAACACTTGAACTGATTGCTTCAAGAAGGAATGAGCGATTAAAGCTCCAAGCATCTTTAGAGGACCTTGAGCTTGAGGTAAAAGAATTAAAACGCCAGCATAAAGGCCTCATAGGAGTTCTGAAAGATGAGGAAGTTAAACAGAACCGGCTGGATGTTGAGCTTGAGAATAGGCTGAATCATTTAAGGGAAGAATACCTGCTGTCTTTTGAAGCGGCTAAAGAAGAATATCCGCTGCAAATTGAAATTGAGGAAGCGCGAAAAAGAGTAAAACTCATAAAGCTGGCTATCGAGGAACTTGGCGCAGTTAATCTCGGAGCAATCGAGGAGTATGAAAGAGTATCGGAACGCTATGAATTCCTGCTTGAGCAAAAAACAGACCTTCAGGAAGCAAAGGATACATTATTCCAGGTTATTGATGAAATGGATGTTGAAATGAAAAGGAGATTTGAAGAAACCTTTGAAGGGATCCGCCTTCATTTTGAGTCGGTTTTCCAATCTTTATTCGGCGGCGGCAGAGCGGATTTACGATTGACCCAACCTGAAGATTTATTGAATACAGGTGTGGAAATTGTTGCACAGCCGCCAGGCAAGAAATTGCAGAACCTTGGATTATTATCTGGGGGTGAACGTGCACTCACAGCCATTGCATTGCTGTTTTCTATTTTAAAAGTCCGGCCTGTTCCATTCTGTATTCTTGATGAAGTGGAAGCTGCTTTGGATGAAGCAAACGTCCAAAGGTTCAGCCAATACTTAAAAAGATACAGCGCAGAAACCCAGTTCATCGTTATCACCCACAGAAAAGGAACAATGGAAGAAGCGGATGTTCTTTACGGTGTAACCATGCAGGAATCCGGTGTCTCCAA